A window of the Drosophila simulans strain w501 chromosome 2L, Prin_Dsim_3.1, whole genome shotgun sequence genome harbors these coding sequences:
- the LOC6732627 gene encoding casein kinase I gives MAKQETTNGKVRNASLHLEKQLIGGKYRLVKPIGSGSFGDIYLGVSITDGSEVAIKVEKNDAKYPQLIYEAKVYEQLARCPGFPTLLHYGCEKNYNAMVMDLLGPSLEELFNLCKRRFSLKTVLMLTDQLLMRIECVHERGFIHRDIKPDNFLMGLERQCNKLYLIDFGLSKRYKDIESGIHIPYRTDRNLTGTVRYASINAQIGVEQSRRDDMESMSYCLMYFNLGKLPWQGITAAHKKQKYEKILEKKTSVTIPQLCKGFPSEFCLLMTYVRNLGFKEPPDHTYLRQIFRILFRSMNHHYDYIYDWTTLQQQKDQICRSREQVQESERDEVRKRDGERGYEPQREKERKKDLELNRLHKTTTQQAHCSNGHLTNRYDRIGDGGISKRK, from the coding sequence atggcaaaacaagaaacaacAAATGGGAAAGTTCGTAATGCATCTCTTCATCTGGAGAAGCAGTTGATCGGTGGAAAATATCGGCTGGTAAAGCCCATTGGGTCCGGGTCCTTCGGCGATATATATCTCGGAGTGAGCATCACGGATGGATCCGAGGTGGCCATCAAGGTGGAGAAGAACGATGCCAAGTATCCGCAGCTGATATACGAGGCGAAAGTGTACGAACAGCTGGCCCGCTGTCCGGGATTCCCGACTCTACTTCATTATGGATGCGAGAAGAACTATAATGCCATGGTTATGGACCTATTAGGTCCCTCGCTGGAGGAACTTTTTAACCTCTGCAAGCGCCGATTCTCCCTGAAGACCGTACTCATGTTGACAGACCAGCTGCTAATGCGAATAGAGTGTGTCCACGAACGTGGGTTCATCCATCGTGACATTAAACCAGATAACTTCCTAATGGGTCTGGAGCGTCAATGCAACAAGCTGTACCTCATCGATTTTGGCCTGTCCAAGAGATACAAGGACATCGAGTCGGGGATTCATATACCATACCGCACGGATCGGAATCTAACTGGTACTGTTCGCTATGCCTCTATAAATGCCCAGATAGGCGTCGAGCAATCCCGTCGGGATGACATGGAGTCCATGTCCTATTGTTTGATGTACTTCAATCTGGGCAAGTTACCCTGGCAGGGTATTACGGCCGCCCACAAGAAGCAAAAGTACGAGAAGATATTGGAGAAAAAGACAAGCGTCACGATCCCTCAGCTCTGCAAAGGATTTCCCTCCGAGTTTTGCCTGCTTATGACCTATGTCAGGAATCTTGGTTTCAAGGAGCCGCCGGATCACACTTATCTTCGCCAGATATTCCGCATACTTTTCCGCTCCATGAATCATCATTACGACTATATATACGACTGGACTAccttgcagcagcaaaaggaTCAAATCTGTCGCAGCAGAGAACAGGTTCAGGAATCGGAACGAGATGAGGTCCGCAAACGGGATGGAGAACGGGGCTATGAACCTCAGCGGGAAAAGGAGCGAAAAAAGGATTTGGAGCTGAATCGACTGCACAAGACTACCACCCAACAGGCACATTGCTCTAATGGACATCTAACAAACCGATATGATCGCATTGGCGATGGAGGCATTAGCAAGCGAAAGTAA